Proteins from a genomic interval of Gossypium hirsutum isolate 1008001.06 chromosome A09, Gossypium_hirsutum_v2.1, whole genome shotgun sequence:
- the LOC107888653 gene encoding pentatricopeptide repeat-containing protein At1g33350 translates to MYGLNQLKMNQHFLTILEKCINLSHLKQLQSFIISQGHSHTQFYIFKLVRFCTLKIFNFYYARLLFDHLPSPNIYLYTAMITAYASNPNHHTSAFVLYRHMLRKGKPAPNNFIFPHVLKSAPEVLESNGTKLVHTQILKSGFGQYPVVQTALVDSYSRTGSCIGIARDVFDEMSDRNLVSWTAMVSGYMRVGDVGKAVSLFEQMPNRDIPSWNAVIAGCTQNGFFSEAISVLRKMVMVGTGEGNRPNQVTVVCSLSACGNTGMFQLGKSIHGYVYRNGIDNDCFIANALIDMYGKCGSLDTARRVFEMSSKKNLTSWNSIINCFALHGQSENAISLFEEMINCGFEDIKPDAVTFISLLNACTHGGLVEKGRAYFELMTSSYNIEPRIDHYGCLIDLLGRAGNFEEAMEVINCMKMKPDEVVWGSLLNGCKIYGRLDLAEFAVKKLIEIDPNNGGYGSMLANLYGALGKWDEVRKFRKKLKEQSAYKTPGCSWIEVDGKVHQFYSVDKMHPRTDEIYGILESMVAFS, encoded by the coding sequence ATGTATGGTTTAAACCAACTCAAAATGAACCAACACTTCCTAACAATCCTAGAAAAATGCATTAATCTCAGCCATCTTAAACAACTCCAATCTTTCATCATCTCTCAAGGCCACTCCCACACCCAATTCTACATCTTCAAATTAGTTCGCTTTTGCACACTCAAGATTTTCAACTTTTACTATGCTCGCTTACTGTTTGATCATCTTCCTTCTCCCAATATATACTTATACACTGCCATGATTACTGCTTATGCCTCTAACCCCAACCACCATACTTCCGCTTTTGTTCTTTACCGTCACATGCTTCGCAAAGGCAAGCCGGCACCCAACAATTTTATTTTCCCTCATGTCTTGAAATCAGCTCCTGAGGTTTTGGAGTCTAATGGCACGAAACTGGTTCATACCCAGATTTTAAAATCGGGTTTTGGACAATACCCAGTTGTTCAAACGGCTCTGGTTGATTCCTATTCGAGGACGGGTTCGTGCATTGGGATTGCAAGGGACGTGTTCGATGAAATGTCTGACAGAAATCTTGTGTCTTGGACTGCTATGGTTTCTGGGTATATGAGAGTAGGGGATGTTGGAAAGGCTGTTTCGCTTTTCGAGCAGATGCCCAATAGGGATATTCCTTCTTGGAATGCTGTTATTGCAGGGTGCACGCAAAATGGATTCTTTTCTGAGGCTATTTCAGTGTTGAGAAAGATGGTAATGGTGGGAACAGGAGAAGGGAATAGGCCTAATCAGGTTACAGTTGTTTGCAGTTTATCGGCTTGTGGAAACACTGGGATGTTTCAGCTTGGCAAATCAATCCATGGTTACGTTTATAGAAATGGTATTGATAATGATTGTTTCATAGCTAATGCTTTAATAGATATGTATGGGAAATGTGGGAGCTTAGATACAGCAAGAAGGGTTTTTGAAATGAGTTCCAAGAAAAACTTGACATCTTGGAACTCTATAATCAATTGTTTTGCACTACATGGACAAAGTGAGAATGCAATTAGTTTGTTTGAGGAGATGATCAATTGTGGTTTTGAGGATATTAAACCTGATGCAGTTACCTTTATCAGTCTGTTGAATGCTTGTACACATGGAGGATTGGTTGAAAAAGGCCGTGCTTATTTTGAGTTGATGACTAGTAGTTACAATATCGAACCTAGGATTGATCATTATGGTTGTTTAATCGATCTTCTTGGTAGAGCAGGAAATTTTGAGGAAGCAATGGAAGTCATTAATTGTATGAAGATGAAACCTGATGAGGTTGTTTGGGGCTCATTGTTAAATGGATGTAAAATATACGGTCGCCTGGATTTGGCAGAGTTTGCAGTAAAGAAACTTATCGAAATCGACCCGAACAATGGAGGTTATGGCTCTATGTTGGCAAATTTATATGGAGCATTAGGGAAATGGGATGAGGTACGCAAATTTAGGAAGAAGTTGAAGGAACAGAGTGCTTATAAGACCCCAGGTTGCAGTTGGATCGAAGTTGACGGAAAAGTTCATCAATTCTATTCTGTTGATAAGATGCATCCTAGAACTGATGAGATCTATGGCATTTTGGAAAGCATGGTTGCTTTTTCCTAA
- the LOC121203100 gene encoding RING-H2 finger protein ATL46 isoform X1 has translation MVFECRYMICGMLESKEKSWVLEHNHLKMSWFHHYHQIKQKDGYFQYPSPLPPPPYTPTGFHKDSSPSPPSSSSGSRISPALLFIIVILAVLFFISGLLHLLVRFLTKHPPSSTSSQSNRYPEISTSDALQRQLQQLFHLHDSGLDQAFIDALPVFHYKEIVGLKEPFDCAVCLCEFSEKDKLRLLPMCSHAFHINCIDTWLLSNSTCPLCRGTLFTPGFSMENPMFEFDEIREDEGLHGQKTMEIEEIVVDKGVLPVRLGKFKRLDGQPRESLGETSSSNLDARRCFSMGSYQYVLGASDLRVTLSYDKRHGCDFKPSVEGKKISSASKGESFSVSKIWLWSKKGKLSTSSSDEQMGMPSSLSTELPPWLVKTQEK, from the coding sequence ATGGTCTTTGAGTGCAGATATATGATCTGTGGGATGTTAGAAAGCAAAGAAAAGAGTTGGGTTTTGGAACATAACCATTTGAAGATGTCTTGGTTTCACCATTATCATCAAATCAAGCAAAAAGATGGCTACTTTCAATACCCATCTCCTCTTCCTCCACCCCCTTATACTCCTACTGGTTTTCATAAAGATTCAAGCCCTTcaccaccatcatcatcatctggTTCTAGAATCAGTCCAGCACTTCTTTTCATTATAGTAATCTTGGCTGTCTTGTTTTTCATCTCTGGTCTTTTACATCTACTTGTTAGATTCCTTACAAAGCATCCACCTTCATCCACATCTTCACAATCTAATAGATACCCTGAAATCTCCACTTCTGATGCTCTCCAAAGACAGCTTCAACAACTCTTTCACCTCCATGATTCTGGGTTAGATCAAGCTTTCATTGATGCTTTACCTGTTTTCCACTACAAAGAAATTGTTGGTTTGAAAGAGCCTTTTGATTGTGCTGTTTGTTTGTGTGAATTTTCAGAGAAAGATAAGCTTAGATTGCTTCCCATGTGTAGCCATGCTTTCCATATCAATTGTATTGACACTTGGCTTTTGTCAAACTCAACATGCCCTCTTTGTAGGGGCACACTTTTCACTCCTGGGTTTTCAATGGAGAACCCAATGTTTGAATTTGATGAGATAAGGGAAGATGAAGGACTCCATGGTCAAAAAACAATGGAAATAGAAGAAATTGTTGTTGACAAAGGGGTGTTGCCTGTGAGACTAGGCAAATTCAAGAGGCTAGATGGTCAACCAAGGGAATCATTAGGTGAAACAAGTAGCAGCAATTTGGATGCAAGAAGGTGTTTTTCAATGGGTTCATATCAGTATGTGCTTGGTGCTTCAGATCTTAGGGTCACCCTCTCTTATGATAAACGCCATGGATGTGATTTTAAGCCATCAGTAGAAGGGAAAAAGATTAGCAGTGCAAGTAAAGGAGAGAGCTTTTCAGTTTCTAAGATATGGCTTTGGTCTAAGAAAGGCAAATTGTCAACTTCTTCTTCAGATGAACAAATGGGTATGCCTTCTTCTCTTAGTACAGAACTACCACCATGGTTGGTGAAAACACAAGAAAAATGA
- the LOC121203100 gene encoding RING-H2 finger protein ATL46 isoform X2 translates to MICGMLESKEKSWVLEHNHLKMSWFHHYHQIKQKDGYFQYPSPLPPPPYTPTGFHKDSSPSPPSSSSGSRISPALLFIIVILAVLFFISGLLHLLVRFLTKHPPSSTSSQSNRYPEISTSDALQRQLQQLFHLHDSGLDQAFIDALPVFHYKEIVGLKEPFDCAVCLCEFSEKDKLRLLPMCSHAFHINCIDTWLLSNSTCPLCRGTLFTPGFSMENPMFEFDEIREDEGLHGQKTMEIEEIVVDKGVLPVRLGKFKRLDGQPRESLGETSSSNLDARRCFSMGSYQYVLGASDLRVTLSYDKRHGCDFKPSVEGKKISSASKGESFSVSKIWLWSKKGKLSTSSSDEQMGMPSSLSTELPPWLVKTQEK, encoded by the coding sequence ATGATCTGTGGGATGTTAGAAAGCAAAGAAAAGAGTTGGGTTTTGGAACATAACCATTTGAAGATGTCTTGGTTTCACCATTATCATCAAATCAAGCAAAAAGATGGCTACTTTCAATACCCATCTCCTCTTCCTCCACCCCCTTATACTCCTACTGGTTTTCATAAAGATTCAAGCCCTTcaccaccatcatcatcatctggTTCTAGAATCAGTCCAGCACTTCTTTTCATTATAGTAATCTTGGCTGTCTTGTTTTTCATCTCTGGTCTTTTACATCTACTTGTTAGATTCCTTACAAAGCATCCACCTTCATCCACATCTTCACAATCTAATAGATACCCTGAAATCTCCACTTCTGATGCTCTCCAAAGACAGCTTCAACAACTCTTTCACCTCCATGATTCTGGGTTAGATCAAGCTTTCATTGATGCTTTACCTGTTTTCCACTACAAAGAAATTGTTGGTTTGAAAGAGCCTTTTGATTGTGCTGTTTGTTTGTGTGAATTTTCAGAGAAAGATAAGCTTAGATTGCTTCCCATGTGTAGCCATGCTTTCCATATCAATTGTATTGACACTTGGCTTTTGTCAAACTCAACATGCCCTCTTTGTAGGGGCACACTTTTCACTCCTGGGTTTTCAATGGAGAACCCAATGTTTGAATTTGATGAGATAAGGGAAGATGAAGGACTCCATGGTCAAAAAACAATGGAAATAGAAGAAATTGTTGTTGACAAAGGGGTGTTGCCTGTGAGACTAGGCAAATTCAAGAGGCTAGATGGTCAACCAAGGGAATCATTAGGTGAAACAAGTAGCAGCAATTTGGATGCAAGAAGGTGTTTTTCAATGGGTTCATATCAGTATGTGCTTGGTGCTTCAGATCTTAGGGTCACCCTCTCTTATGATAAACGCCATGGATGTGATTTTAAGCCATCAGTAGAAGGGAAAAAGATTAGCAGTGCAAGTAAAGGAGAGAGCTTTTCAGTTTCTAAGATATGGCTTTGGTCTAAGAAAGGCAAATTGTCAACTTCTTCTTCAGATGAACAAATGGGTATGCCTTCTTCTCTTAGTACAGAACTACCACCATGGTTGGTGAAAACACAAGAAAAATGA